One uncultured Carboxylicivirga sp. genomic window, AACTTCGCAGAACTGGATTCCTTTAAAGCAGGAACGTCATCTTAATTTTATTGACTTGCGGCCCGGTGAATATGAGTTGGAAATTCGCTCAACAAACTCTGATGGAATCTTATGCAATAATATCAAACGATTAAATATAACTGTTGTGCCTCCGTTTTGGCGAACAACCTGGTTTATATCACTGATAACTGTTTTGGTTATTCTTTCTGTTTTCTACTTCATTAAGTACCGGGTAAAAGTTATGAAGGCCGAAAAGGACCGGCTGGCAAAAACCATTGAAAAGAAAACACATGATTTGCAGGTGCAGCGTAATATTGCACATAAGCAAAGGGATGAAATATCACGCCAAAAAGAACAGCTTCAGGATTTTGCACAGTCATTGGAGTCAAAAGTAAAAGAGCGGACTGCTGAACTTGAAAGAGCCAAGCTGGCAGCTGAAGAATCAGATCGTTTAAAGTCGGCCTTTTTATCTAATATGAGTCATGAGATTCGAACTCCTATGAATGCAATTATTGGATTCTCGGAGCTTTTGCTTGATTCGTCACTTAACCCGAAAGAGCGGTTGGAGTATGCAGGAATGATCAAAGCCAATGGCGATGAATTATTGAATCTTTTGAATGACATCATTGATATTTCAATGATTGAATCAGAGCAGATAACTACCAAAGTATCCACCTTTCCTGTGAATAAAATGATGAGGGAGGTTTATTATAGTTTTCTTAATTCGAAATATCTGGTTGATAAAGATGAGTTGGAACTTCAGCTGGAAATTCCTGATGAAGAATTGGATTTAACAACTGATGTGTTCAGATTAAAACAGGTATTGAAGAATTTGGTTGGTAATGCATTGAAGTTTACCAGTGAAGGATACGTGAGGTTAGGTTATAAGGTGATTGATGGTCATGTTCAGTTTTATGTTGAAGATTCAGGAATTGGTATTGATGAAGCACATCAGCGGATTATTTTCGAGCGTTTCCTGAAAGTGAAAAATGATGTTAGTAATCTTTATCGAGGTAATGGCTTGGGATTAACCATTTCTAAAAACCTTGTTGAATTGCTGGGGGGAACTATTGGTCTGTCTTCTCAGGAAGGTCGCGGTTCATGTTTTTACTTTAGGATCCCCAAAAGTCAGAATAACTAATCAAGGTGCAATTCAGTGCCGGTCTTAATTTCTCTCATCACAAAAGAGCTTTGTACGTTTCCAACATTGTTAACAGACGACAGTTTGTTGTATACAAAGTGATGATACGTTTCCATGTTTTCAGTTATTACCTTTAACGTGTAATCGAATTGACCGGCTATATGATGGCACTCCATTACTTCAGGTAATTGACTGATGCTCGCTTCAAAATCTCGTATAACATCGTGCGAATGCTCTTTTAATGAAACATTACAGAATGCAATTAATTCCTTGCCAACTTTTTCTTTATTAATGATGGCAACGTATTTCTCTATTACTCCGGTTCGTTCCAGCCGTTTAATCCGTTCAAATACAGGTGTGATACTTAAATTTAAATGATAAGCCAATTGTTTGGTCGTCATTTTGGCATCTTTCTGTAGCAATGCTAAAAGCTTTTTATCAGTATCATCCAGTTGTGAAGACGAAAATTTTTCTTTCTTCATAAGGGTTTATTTATGTTGATAAAATAAAATACTAATATAATTACCTAAAATAGAATAAATAACTAATTATAAATTTGAATGTAGTATAAAAAACTGGATTAAAGTAAATTTGATAAAAAATAATTCAGTTATGAAAAAAGGTAATTTACAACCGGAAAGTTTGATGATGAGTTTGGGCTATAATGCTCATGAACATCAGGGAGCTGCCAAATGTCCAATTTATCAGACATCAACATTTGTTTTCAATAGTTGTGAAGAAGGAAAGGCCTTTTTTGAACTGGCTTATGGTCTTCGTGAGAAAAAGGATGGTGAAGAAATGGGTATGATATATTCCCGCCTGGATCATCCTAATATGAATATTCTTGAAAAAAGGTTGGCTGCCTGGGACGAAGCAGAGGCAGGAGCTTTCTTTTCAAGCGGTATGGCAGCCATTTCAACAACCATTCTGACTTTTGTTAAGCCTGGTGATATACTTTTGTTTTCATCACCTGTTTACGGTGGTACAGATCATTTTATTCATCATGTACTGCCTCAGTTTAATATTGCAGCAGTTGGATTTGTAAAAGGTGAAAAAGAAGAAACTATTATTGAACGGGTAGAAAAGGCTTACCCCGGTAGGCGACCATCAATGATTTATGTTGAAACACCCGGGAATCCTACTAACTCATTAATTGATATTGAAATGGTTTCGCGCATTGCGGGCTATTTCAGTACGAAGGATAAGAAATGTGTTTTTGCCGTAGATAATACATTCTTAGGACCTGTTTTTCAGCATCCGCTTAAATTCGGGGCTGATTTGGTAATCTACTCGGCAACAAAATTTATCGGAGGTCACAGTGATGTTATTGCAGGAGCCTGCACTGGATCAAACCAACTAATTACCCAGATTAAGGGGATGCGTACTTTCTTCGGAAGTCAGTTGGATCCTAACTCAAGCTGGTTGCTTCAACGAAGCCTGGAAACAGTAAAAGTAAGGATGGAAGCCCAGGCGAAAAGTGCACAAATAATTGCAAAATATTTAAAGAATCATCCATTGGTCGAAAAAATACACTATCTTGGCTTTCTGGAAAATGATTCTGATTTAAAGGATATCTTCGATCGGCAATGCCTTTCAACCGGTTCGATGATTGCTTTTGATATTGCTGGTGGCGAGAAAGAGGCTTTTTTGTTTTTGAATAGCCTGAAATTATTTAAATTAGCAGTTAGTTTAGGATCAACCGAAAGCTTGGCAGAGCATCCTGCAACAATGACGCACGTAGACGTATCACCGGAAGACAGGTTGAAATTAGGTATTTCTCCATCACTGGTCAGACTAAGTATAGGACTGGAAAATCCACAGGATTTGATAGATCAAATAGAAAACGCCTTTGAAGTGGTTAAAAAGGCGAATAGTTCGGCCGTTTGTTAAAATGGCTTGAATTTGGTTTTTATGGTTAATGTTTTGCTAAGCCCCGCTTCGGCGGGGTTTTTGCAAATTACTTCCCAAAGTGTAAATCTGTTTTAGAACACTTTTTATCTTCTTAATGTCTTTTTTACTTCCATAATATTAGATAATTCGATACATTGTGACCCGATTTTTCAGCACTGTTAATTTGTAAATTAATAAACCTGAAAAGTAACCCTTGAGTATTTGAATCTATTAGTTACCGAATAGCATGTTTTAACAGTTTAAACCAGAAGTAATATGCAAGCAAATCTGCTGAATTTAATTGGGAACAAGGATTGTGAACGAGTTGTACATTTTTACTTTATGTCTGTAACCACTTGAATTTAGGTTTTATGCAGTTTGTGAAGAAATTTGTCTGGTTAAAACTTTTTAAAAGCAACATGTTTATATCGTACCTTATTTTTGGTTTGTATATAAAATCTTTGAATATTTTTTTATAATTATACCTATTGAAAATTATAGATATGTAATTATGAGTTAGGATGAGTACACTATATTTTTTAAAACATCAAGTTAATTCATCTAAATAAAATAATGGGGAGTCAGTTGAAGAGTACAGCTGCTTTTAAAATATAAATTATGAAGGATATCAATAAAAAGAGGACAGGAAACCTGATTTCCATCCAGGATTCGTTGGTGAAAGCCCGATTCTTTGATGATGTGATAATGGGGGAGACTGCAGAAATTTTCGTTGACGGAAAATACCTCCAGGCCGAGGTATTGCAGATTCAGCCTGATCCTAAAAACCCTGATGCAGGTATTGTTGAAATGCAGGTTTTTGAAGATTTGACCGGAGCCAAAATTGGTGATGAGGTGGTGTTTAAAGGTACTCCTTTATCCGTTTTGTTAGGACCCGGACTTTTAACCAGTGTTTGGGATGGACTGCAAAATCCATTATACAAACTTAGTGAAGAGGATGCTTACCTAAGACCTGGAATGAATGCTCCTGCTTTGGATGAGGAGGTCTTATGGGACTTTACTCCATGTGTAAAGGTAGGCGACACTGTTTCAGGTGGAGATGTGATCGGAAATGTTCCTGAAGGAAAAGTAGATCACAAAATCTTAGTGCCTTTTAGTTTTGGTCCTTGCACTGTTGAAAGTATAGTTGAAAAATGTTCATTAAACATTACTCAACAGGTAGCAGTTGTTGTTGATCAGGTGGGTAACAAGCATGAACTGAAGTTAGCTTTTCGTCAGCCTGTAAAATTGCCTATTCCTTTTAAAAACCGAGCAATTCCAAGTAAACCTATTTCAACAGGTACGCGTGTAATTGATTTATTGGCTCCAGTTGGATATGGAGGTACAGTTGGAAATCCAGGTCCGTTTGGTGCTGGTAAAACTGTATTACAGCACTCTTTATGTAAATATGCTGTTGCCGATATTATTGTAATGGCGGCTTGTGGTGAGCGTGCCGGTGAGGCCGTTGAGGTATTTAAAGAGTTTGCTGAGTTGGAAGATCCTACTACTGGTGAGTCGTTGATGAAAAGGATGTGTATTTTTGGTAATACCAGTTCTATGCCGGTTGCCGCTCGTGAAGCATCCGTTTTTATTGCTTTAACCGTTGGTGAGTATTATCGTTATCAGGGTAAAAAAGTAGTGATGCTGGCTGATTCAACATCCCGTTGGGCGCAGGCCTTACGCGAGCGAAGTGGTCGTCAGGGAGATATTCCGGGACCAGAAGCATTTCCAATGGATATACCTGACCAGATTAAAGGTATGTATCAACGTGCCGGAGAAGATTTAGGAACAGGTGGATCATTAACTTTTATTGGTACCGTATCGCCGGCAGGTGGTAACTTTCAGGAGCCCGTTACGCAGGCTACCATGGATGCCACAGGAGGTTTCTGGGGATTATCACAGGATCGTGCAGATGCTAAAAAATATCCTGCAATTGACCCATTGGTATATACAACTTCGGTTTATGATGGCTTCGTTTCGTGGGCTGATCGCAAGAAGATGTTAAGTACATTGAATGATACCAATGATATCGATCAGACCATTAGTACTATTGGTCTTAAAAAGGTTCCGGTTTCAAATTATATACAGTTCCAAAAAGGTCTTACCATCGACTTTTGTGTGATGCAGCAAGATGCTTTTGATAAGGTTGATGCTTGTACTCGTCCTGAACGTTTGGCAGTACTTAATGAAGCCGTTCAAAGTTTGATTGATAATGATATTGCTTTTGACGCTGGTGAAATGGATGATGAGCAGTTGAAAGAATTAATCAAACAAAAATTTGATGAGCTCCGTCAGTGGTGGCGCGAATGGAATTACTCAGCCACAACGGAAGAACAATTGGCACAGTTACCAAAGGCAATCAACAAATTTATTTTACAGGAGGAATACGCCGTATGATAAGGAAGGAAATTAATAAAATAAGTGAGGTAGGTAAAGCACTTATCTCTGTGGAAGGTAACCCTGGTGTTGCGTTAAATCATGTGGTAGAACTTCTGGAGGCTGATTCTGGGCAGAGCTTATCTTTTGCTAAAGCCATTAATATTACCGAAAATTCTACTAGATTCCAGGTGTTTAATGGAACTGCCGGATTAAGTACACGTACTAAAATACGGATGCATGAAATTCCGCTTACAGCTGGTTTTTCAACTAAGATGCTGGGACGTAGTTTTGATGGTTCGGGTGCAGTTGCCGATGGAGGACCTGAAGTGATTTTTGAGAAGCAGGTTTCGACCCGTTTAGATACGCTTAATCCAACAGTGCGTAATGTTCCAAAACAACCACTGTGGACAGGTATTCCAATGATTGATGTATTTAATACATTGGTTAAATCGCAGAAGATTCCAATTTTTGCAGGTCCTACCGAACCATATAACCGACTTTTATCGCAAATTGCACAAGGAGCTCAGGCTGATGTCATTATTTTTGCTGGTATAGGTTTGAAATTTGATGAATACCAGTATTTTAAAGAACAACTTTCACAATCAGGTAATATCGATAAAACCATCATGTTTACTCACCTTGCCGGTGATTCTCAGATTAAAGGACTGATGTTACCTGACGTAGCATTAAGTGTGGCTCGTGAGTTTGGTGATCAGGGTAAAGACGTTTTGGTATTGCTTACAGACATGACCAACTGGTCAAACATTCTTCGTAACGTTGCCAATTACCAGGATATGATTCCATCATTACAAGGTTATCCAGGATCATTGTACTCTGAATTAGCAAAACGATATGAGGTAGCTGCCGATATTGAAGGAGCTGGTTCAATCACAATTATCGGTGCAACTACATTAGAATCATTGGAAGATCCTGTTCCTGATAACACAGGTTATATTACCGAAGGTCAGTTCTTCCTTGAAAATGGTAAGCTGAAATTAGCTCGTTCGCTATCTCGTCTGAAACAAGGGGTGAATGGTAAAACTCGTAGTGACCACCGTGCTATTATGACAGCTATGGCTTCGTTATTGGCTGATGCTGAAAAAGCCTATGAAGCTTCTGAAGTTGGAGCTGCCAACGATGCTTACTCGCAAAAATTACTACGATACCGTACCGACTTCATCAGTAATATTGAGGAACCTTTTGGTGAGCCTATCGGATTGGAAGCAGCTTTGGATAAGTGTTGGTCAATACTTAAACGTCATTTCGATCCAACAGAAACAGGTTTGAGTAAAAAACTGATTGAAGAATATTGGGATAAGAACTAAGCGGTTATCAATAAAAAAATAAAGAAATGAACGATAATAAAGAAAACCTTGAAGGAATAGTTGCAAAACTGAAAGAGCAAGGTATTAATGCAGGCGAAGCGGAAAAGCAACGCATTATTGAAGATGCCAAAAAGCAAGCTGAAGCAATCATTTCGGATGCGGAAAATAAAAAACGTACCATTATTGATGAGGCAAATTCAAAAGCTGAACAGGCTGAGAAGAATGCTCAAACCGCAATTAAGCAAGCATCGCGCGATATGATTGAGGCGACTAAAGTGGCCGTTTTAAAATACATGGAATCTGTTTTTGGTGGATTAACGCAAAGCTTGTTTAAGCAGGAGCAATATCTGCAGGAATTGGTAAAAGCAGTTGTTGCCACTATCGAAGGTGGTAAAACTGTTTCGGTACCTGCAGAAACACTAAAAGCAATGGAGTCATTTATTGTTAGTGAAGGTTTAAAAGAACAAGTAGAACTGAAGCCTTTAACAAATAGTGAAGCTAAAATTGAGATTCAGTCTAAAGGAAATAGTGGCGTTCAGTTTGTTTTGAGCGATAGTGATATACAGCAGGCTATGTTTGCTTTGATGAATAAAGATTTGGTTGAACGTATAACCAAAAACCAGGAGGACTAATCATGTCGAACTTGGTTTATTTAATGTGTAGTTTGCCATCTTTGAGCTTTGGCCAGGTACCTCCAATTACCATGGAGGAGTTCACCAATGACGCCAAAAATCAATTGTCGGCAAAGCACTTTAAAAAACTCGAACCGGTCGATATATATCAGGCAACCGATTCGGAAGGGAAGGTTGGTTTAAAGAGCATTGGAATCATGTTGAAGGAAATGCAAAATGACATTTCTGAAATCAGAATGGCCAAAGCTCAAAAAAGAACCCCCGGTTTACAGCGACTTCCACAAGCTATTATTAATGCCAATCCATTAGAGCGCGAAAAGCTAATAATGAAATGGCAATGGGAAGAACTGGATACCATACAGGCAGGTGAAGTGTTTACGTTAACTGAGGTAATGATTTATAAACTGCGGTTGCAGATTCTAAACCGTTTGAACTCATTTGATAAAGAACAGGGAGCAAAAGTGTTGGCATCGGTTGTTAACCCACCTAAAAAGAAGGAGGTATAATGGCAGGAGCAAAAATAAAATACACAAAAACAGAGCGTGCCCGTCAGAAAAAAATTCTGAAGGTATCCTTACGAATGCTGCCATTGTTCGAGGCCATGGAAAAATCCTTAATGTCAACAATTAATACAATTGCTGAACGAATAGAGGAAATACGACAGGTTATTGACAAGAACAATAAAGCAGCTGAACCTTGGGTAGCTGTTATGAGTGATTCACATGTTGATGTTGCATCTTTTATATCGGTAAACAAAGTTATTACCAGGCATATTGATGTGGCTGGAGTACGCGTGGATCAATACGAAGGTGTAGATTTTAACGTGAAGCCCATTGAAGAGGATACTCCCTTATGGGTGGATGATGCGATTGAATTAATGCAGGAGCAATTACAATTGATGGCTGAGATTGGATGTTTGGAAGAACAGATTCGATTGCTTGAAGAAGAGCTTCTGGATGTACGTGCGCGAATTAAACTGTTTGAAAACCGACGAATACCGAATGCTAAAACAGCGATTCGTAAAATCGGTCAGAAATTGCAGGATGACGAGCGTCTGACAATTGCAACTGCTAAAGTTGTTAAAACTACACAAAAGGAAGGAGTGATGGTATGATTATAAAAATGAAAAAACTGTTGCTCTTTATGTCACATCCTACTAATGATATGGATGAAGACTTAACTGTTTTGGGTCAATTGGGATTAGTGCATATCACACCTTTTCAACCTGCTAAGGATGATTCAATTGATCGTGTACAGAATAGGATTGAGCAACTTCAGGAAGCCATTTCTATTTTAGATACTGTTGAAGGTGAAACTGTCGGTAGTTCTGTTCAGGTAAAAGATTACAGCAGTATTGAAAGAGGTGAGATAACATTGTTGAACAAAGTTCTTGAAACTAATAATTCCAACCTTGATCTTCTAAAGGAAATAGAAAGCCTTAATAAAGACCAGCAATGGTATGCCAATTGGGGTAATATTTCTTTGGTTGATATAAAGTTGATCAACCAAAAAGGTATTTATCTTTCGCTTTACGAAATGCCTGAGAAGGATATTAAAAATATCCAAAGCAAGCAAAATGTTAAGGTAGTAAGTATTGCGAATGGTGTTGCCAGGATTGTATTGATCACTATAGAAAAGGATGCTGTTTTAAATTACCAAAAGATTGATTTTCCAAAGCTATCAAAGGAGGAGGTTGAACAGTCTATTTTGGAAAAGACAGCTATTTTAACTGAAGGAAAACAGATAATAAAGGGATTAAGTGCCCAGAAAGATTTATTGATCGATGCTTTGTCAGAAAGAGAACGTCGCCTGAAGGTGCGCACTGTGGAATATGGTGGAATTGCTTTTCATGAGAAGGTTCGTTGTTGGGAAGGCTTTATTCCGGTCGATAAAGTAGATGATGTGACTCAGGTTGCTGATCAGAATGGTTGGGGTTATGTAGTAAAAGAGCCTCGCCCGGATGAGTATGATCAGGTTCCTACTTTGTTACAGAATCCGAAATGGTCGCATAAGATAAAGCCGGTCATGGGTTTTATGGGATTGGTTCCGGGCTACGACGAAATAGATGTATCAAAAGTATTTTTGATATTCTTTACTTTCTTTACTGGTATATTAGTGGGTGATGCAGGTTATGGTCTTATCTTTTTTGGTCTGACTCTGTTTGCTCATTGGAAAAGTGGTTTTGTAAAGAAGATAGAGTTTGGTCTGTTTTATACCCTTTCGGTTTCAGTAATGATTTGGGGTGTACTGACTGGTACCTATTTTGGGGCTGAAACCATTGCAAATATTCCTTTCCTTAAGCAATTGCAAGTGCAGCAACTTGCAAGTTTTGGAGGAGATAACCTTAAGATTCAACAGTTCATGTTCCTTGTCGGAGCCATTCATCTGACTATTGGCCATATACAAAAAGCCTGGAAATACATTAATACAGTGCTTGTTATTGCTCAGGTTGGTTGGATCGCCATTGTATGGGGTTTGTATTTTCTGGTGAGTCAAATGGTGTTGTCTATTCCCGGACCTGACTTTATGGTATGGTTATTTGCAAGTGGTGCCGTTTTGGTAGCCTTGTTCTCAAGTCCTGGCCATCCTATCATTAAAGGAATTTTATCCTCTTTAGGTAATTTGCCTTTAAATGTAATCAATGGTTTCTCTGATGTTATCTCATACATTCGCTTATATGCTGTTGGATTATCAACGGTGTTAATGGCAAGTAGTTTTAATGATATGGCAATAGGAGATGGAATAACCACGGTTGCATCAGGTGTTGGAGCTGTTTTGGTTCTGATTTTAGGTCATGGATTGAATATGATACTTGCAGCGATGGCTGTATTGGTGCACGGTGTGCGATTAAACATGTTGGAGTACGCCGGTCATGCCAGTGTTGAGTTTTCAGGAAGTGAATACAACCCTTTCAAATTAAAAAAATAAGTAAAATCTAATAAAATTATATACGATGACATTATTAACAGTAGTAAACGGATTTGGTGGCCACGCTATCGCTTTAGGAATTGCTGGAGTAGGTTCAGCAGTTGGAACTGGTATTGCAGCTATGGGTGCAATGGGCCTTTGGAAGCAATCTATTAAAGACAAAAAGAAATTACCTTCATTAGCTTTGGCGATGGTAGGTATGCCTTTAAGTCAGGTGATTTATGGTATGATCTTTATGAACTCTCTAATGGGCGCTAACCTGAATCCTGATAGCTATATGAACCAGATGGTTTTTGCACTATTTGTAGGTGTTGCAATTGCTGCTTCAGCAATTATGCAGGGTAAAGCAGGTGCTGCTGCCTGTGCTAACCTGGCAGTAGATGATAAACAAGGAGCAGGTATGTATATTGCAGCAATGGGTATCATCGAAACAGTTGCTTTGCTTAGTATGGTGTTTGGTATGGGAGCGATTCCAGCAGGCGCGTAGGTATGATATTATCCTTTAGAAGGATTATTAAAAAGAGTTGGTATATTTGCCAGCTCTTTTTTTATAAATTATTGTAAGATGGATCTGACAGGTCAATGGCGTTTTTTTGAACAGTTTGAAGCAGGTTTTGATATGGGTTATGCGCTGTTGAAGCAGGTGGGTTCTGTTATTACAGGCAATTTGGTTTATACAGAGTATATTTATGAAGAAGAACCATTCTTGATTGATATAGAAGTGGTTGGTGAGATTGAAGATGATCGGTTGCTTCTAAAAGGAGTTTCTTACCTCGTTCTGGAAAGTTCTTTTGAGTTTGAGTATTGTTTGGATGACAGAATTGCAGAGTTAGATGATCCGGATAGAATTGAAGGTCACAGTGTTGATGATCAAAATCTGGAAGGTCGTTTTGTCCTGCGACGATTGGAAGTAAAACAATCTTAACCTTTTAAATACATTTATACGGAAATTGAGTTACACTTAGTTGACTAACATTTATTTCGCGTTGATGAAGTGATATAATTATTACACTAAAACTCAAACTAATTTCTTTGTTAATTCGTATAAACTTATGTATGTGCTCAAAAAAGGGTTTTACCTTTTATTCTTACCGTTTTATTTATCATAGCCAAAACTCATCGAAAAAGTTCGGATGTGAGTCTTCCTCAGCCAACTGCGGCCATTGTACTTAAAAACTTTTGTAACTACTAAAGTTTTGAATTATGAAAAGGATCTTATTATTGACCGACTTTTCAGATACAGCCAGGAATGCCGCTATATATGCTCTCAAGATGTTTGAAAACGAAAAAGTTTATTTCGACTTATTAAATGCATATGATCTTGAGTTCAGCGGTAGCCCATATATTATGCAAGTAAAAGAAGAGTTGGCACAGGAAAGTCTGAAAGGCTTAAAAAATGAATTGTCTGTTTTACACAGGCGCTTTCCAAATGCACGGATTGAACTAGCTTCACGCTTTGGCTCTCTGCTAGATGTTGTGAAAAATGAAGTTTCAGATTTTAAACCGGAACTTATTGTTTTGGGTTGTAGAGGAGAAACGGCTCTTGAAAATTTCCTTCTCGGTAGTAATGCTTATGAGGTAGTGAAAAATGTTCAGGCTGCCATGTTGGTTGTGCCTAAGCATGCCAAGTTTAAAAAGCCTGAGAATATTGTTTTTGCAACCGATTTAAAGGATGTGAAGTTAGATAACGTGGTTGAACCATTAAGAGATTTAGCTCAGCATTTTGATGCTGGTATCAGCTTCGTTAATGTGTTGGAAGATGATTACGTTAATCGTATTGA contains:
- a CDS encoding universal stress protein, which encodes MKRILLLTDFSDTARNAAIYALKMFENEKVYFDLLNAYDLEFSGSPYIMQVKEELAQESLKGLKNELSVLHRRFPNARIELASRFGSLLDVVKNEVSDFKPELIVLGCRGETALENFLLGSNAYEVVKNVQAAMLVVPKHAKFKKPENIVFATDLKDVKLDNVVEPLRDLAQHFDAGISFVNVLEDDYVNRIDAEEKIAAHFEGLDLNFNFIEGENISKGILKFMDEHGCDMVTLIRHNESFFDRLFHPSTTRQMVLHPEHPMLILHD
- a CDS encoding Lrp/AsnC family transcriptional regulator — translated: MKKEKFSSSQLDDTDKKLLALLQKDAKMTTKQLAYHLNLSITPVFERIKRLERTGVIEKYVAIINKEKVGKELIAFCNVSLKEHSHDVIRDFEASISQLPEVMECHHIAGQFDYTLKVITENMETYHHFVYNKLSSVNNVGNVQSSFVMREIKTGTELHLD
- a CDS encoding cystathionine gamma-synthase family protein; translation: MKKGNLQPESLMMSLGYNAHEHQGAAKCPIYQTSTFVFNSCEEGKAFFELAYGLREKKDGEEMGMIYSRLDHPNMNILEKRLAAWDEAEAGAFFSSGMAAISTTILTFVKPGDILLFSSPVYGGTDHFIHHVLPQFNIAAVGFVKGEKEETIIERVEKAYPGRRPSMIYVETPGNPTNSLIDIEMVSRIAGYFSTKDKKCVFAVDNTFLGPVFQHPLKFGADLVIYSATKFIGGHSDVIAGACTGSNQLITQIKGMRTFFGSQLDPNSSWLLQRSLETVKVRMEAQAKSAQIIAKYLKNHPLVEKIHYLGFLENDSDLKDIFDRQCLSTGSMIAFDIAGGEKEAFLFLNSLKLFKLAVSLGSTESLAEHPATMTHVDVSPEDRLKLGISPSLVRLSIGLENPQDLIDQIENAFEVVKKANSSAVC
- a CDS encoding DUF2764 family protein; its protein translation is MSNLVYLMCSLPSLSFGQVPPITMEEFTNDAKNQLSAKHFKKLEPVDIYQATDSEGKVGLKSIGIMLKEMQNDISEIRMAKAQKRTPGLQRLPQAIINANPLEREKLIMKWQWEELDTIQAGEVFTLTEVMIYKLRLQILNRLNSFDKEQGAKVLASVVNPPKKKEV
- a CDS encoding V-type ATP synthase subunit A, which encodes MKDINKKRTGNLISIQDSLVKARFFDDVIMGETAEIFVDGKYLQAEVLQIQPDPKNPDAGIVEMQVFEDLTGAKIGDEVVFKGTPLSVLLGPGLLTSVWDGLQNPLYKLSEEDAYLRPGMNAPALDEEVLWDFTPCVKVGDTVSGGDVIGNVPEGKVDHKILVPFSFGPCTVESIVEKCSLNITQQVAVVVDQVGNKHELKLAFRQPVKLPIPFKNRAIPSKPISTGTRVIDLLAPVGYGGTVGNPGPFGAGKTVLQHSLCKYAVADIIVMAACGERAGEAVEVFKEFAELEDPTTGESLMKRMCIFGNTSSMPVAAREASVFIALTVGEYYRYQGKKVVMLADSTSRWAQALRERSGRQGDIPGPEAFPMDIPDQIKGMYQRAGEDLGTGGSLTFIGTVSPAGGNFQEPVTQATMDATGGFWGLSQDRADAKKYPAIDPLVYTTSVYDGFVSWADRKKMLSTLNDTNDIDQTISTIGLKKVPVSNYIQFQKGLTIDFCVMQQDAFDKVDACTRPERLAVLNEAVQSLIDNDIAFDAGEMDDEQLKELIKQKFDELRQWWREWNYSATTEEQLAQLPKAINKFILQEEYAV
- a CDS encoding V-type ATP synthase subunit B, whose protein sequence is MELLSHNGRTIGTVTKGNQQIYFTGGIRRMIRKEINKISEVGKALISVEGNPGVALNHVVELLEADSGQSLSFAKAINITENSTRFQVFNGTAGLSTRTKIRMHEIPLTAGFSTKMLGRSFDGSGAVADGGPEVIFEKQVSTRLDTLNPTVRNVPKQPLWTGIPMIDVFNTLVKSQKIPIFAGPTEPYNRLLSQIAQGAQADVIIFAGIGLKFDEYQYFKEQLSQSGNIDKTIMFTHLAGDSQIKGLMLPDVALSVAREFGDQGKDVLVLLTDMTNWSNILRNVANYQDMIPSLQGYPGSLYSELAKRYEVAADIEGAGSITIIGATTLESLEDPVPDNTGYITEGQFFLENGKLKLARSLSRLKQGVNGKTRSDHRAIMTAMASLLADAEKAYEASEVGAANDAYSQKLLRYRTDFISNIEEPFGEPIGLEAALDKCWSILKRHFDPTETGLSKKLIEEYWDKN
- a CDS encoding V-type ATP synthase subunit D, translated to MAGAKIKYTKTERARQKKILKVSLRMLPLFEAMEKSLMSTINTIAERIEEIRQVIDKNNKAAEPWVAVMSDSHVDVASFISVNKVITRHIDVAGVRVDQYEGVDFNVKPIEEDTPLWVDDAIELMQEQLQLMAEIGCLEEQIRLLEEELLDVRARIKLFENRRIPNAKTAIRKIGQKLQDDERLTIATAKVVKTTQKEGVMV